The segment GCACTCTTTCCTCTTCGGACTGTGTACAAGAACAAAGTAAACTATATTAGCACTGGTGTTATCCACTCCGATCTATAGAAAATATTCTACTTACTGCCTTTCTAAAGCAAAAGACTAAGGGGATCATCAGATATACCTCAGAACCATCATCCTCGTCTTCAGAGACCTTTCTTCTAACGTTTCTACTTTCCTCTCTAACAGGCACCTACAATGTTGTTCTCAGCTTTATCAGACGAGACGCCAAGGCCAAATGTCACcatgaagaaagaaagaaactggaATTTGGCAATGAGGAAAAAGAAACTATACCTCTTCATCACTGTCATCAGACTGCCCacttttctttctaaacctcttCTTAGCCTTATCTGACTTTCTAGATTCAGAAGCTGAAGGTTTTTTCTCCTTAACCACttcgtcttcatcatcatcatcatcatctataagAGTATATGTTTGTTGCTTCCTAACTAGCATTGCTGCCTCTGCTTCCCGTTGTTGGTAGAGCTGTCAGAGGAGCAGAAAACGAATtcagagaaggaaaaaaaaacgaattctACTTCCAAAAGGCAAAACACAACCAAGAGAACTCACATTGACACCAGCAGTTTTATGAGGAACTCTAGCAAAAATCTCTTCAGCAAAGGAACGAGTATCACCAGAAGAAGCAATCCCATAATCCACCAACACTCCAACAATTTCAGCTGGTGATTTTGATTCTTTAGCTGCACGaagataacaacaacaacaaccccCATTagtaaattatcaaaaaaagaaagtgaTTCATAAGCTCCATAAACTGAAAAGGGATCAAATTTACCCATTTTAATGAGATAGCTAACAACAGATTTGTCAGAATAGCCAAGTAGCACCATCAGCTTGTCCGAAACCCATGTCTTCAAATCATTGCTCGCCATTCTTACTGCATTGGCTCACAACAAAAATCCACTTCTTAGTTTAAATTCATCAACCGATCTGATACAGCAATATCTAGATTCATCCTAATGATGGGAGCTATCGTGATAAGTTACAAACCCTAGATTTGGGTAACTAACGTCCACGTTACTAACCGGAACTTACAGAGTGAGAAGATGAGATGTGAAGGATGTCAGTTTTCGCGAGAGGCGCGAGCGTACACGGCGGAATCTGTCCAAGTGATTACACCGGCGACAGTGAGAATCTCCGACGTCGATGGAGGAGGCTATATAGATGGAGGAGAGGGAGGCGGTATTAAAATCAAGCGTTTGTTGTTTTATAAGATTTTACATAAAAAGCGTGTGGTTTTTACAAATCAAAGGAGTAAATCTCGGAAATCCTGCCGTTTTATTCATGCAGTTGTAAATTGTAATGAAAAAAACTGCACGCTGTTAAAATTCACATAGAAGCCAACtgtttgttgttttcttttaaatgggCCTAAACCAAAATCGATGGGCCTCACATAGTAATGAACACATACAGATGAATCGCAGGAGTGACGCGTGAATACCACGCGATAGGTTTGAGATGATTGTTGTCTTTGTAAAGATCAGAGTAAGGACTTGACGTGATTCCTAGCTTGGTCGCGTATTTCCCGATTTGGAAACTTCTCGATCACCTCTGAACCAAAAGAGGAAATGAGAGCTCTTCTTGCAGTCTCCAAGTCGATCCCACGAGCTTGGAAATAGAAGAGCTGGTCTTCTTCGAGATCACTGATAGCAGCTCCGTGTGAGCACTTGACATCATCTGCAATGATCTGAAGGTTGGGTTTTATGTTCACGGTGGCTCGAGGTTTCAAAAGAAGGCTTCTCGTCAGTTGTCCCGCGTCCGTCTGTTGAGCATACTTGTTAACTCGGACATTGCCATCGAACACAGCTTGACCAGAGGAGTGAGCAACGATACACTTGTGGAGCTGACGGGAAGAGCCTCGGGGATGGTCTAAAACAATTCTGCTATGGAGATCAAGAGTCTGGTCGTTGACGCACATATGAAACGTTGTTAGCTCCGTGAGCGTATCGGGCCCCAGTTGCTGCACATGAACATTGTGCCTCCCTAATCTCCCGCCGGTACTCACTTCTACAAGCTCGTACTCGCTCTCTGCCTCCTACAAAAAAGATCAACCACATGGAAAATATTCACTCTCCTGAACAATGAACatccaatttttattttaaccaaGGTATAAAAGCAAAACTCACATGACACTTAACTACACTAATTATTGATCCTCCAGAAGAATTCAATCATAAAGATTACAACTTTTTCTTACCCCAGCACCAACAACAAAGACACTCCCCTTAAAACGATTCAATACAAAAATTACAACTTTCCTATCAGATTGAcgttttttttcctaaaaccaaaactaaactaAAGCTAATTTTGTCACGGAAGAGGACAAGAAGAGAACCTGTCGGACGAAAGTCCACTTGATATGAGCAGCAGCCGTAGACTCTTGCTGCAAGTAGGAATGCTTAACCTTGGCATTCTTTAAGACAACAACTTCCAAAACAGGATTGGTCCAATAAAACCCTTGTTCGTCTTTACCCACAAACTCTTCGATTATACCAATCTCACCTCCTTCCTCTACCAAGACAAAAACCCTAGGATTCGATACCGGTAACCTTTTCGATTCCCGGTCACCGGTTTGACCAGAAAAGTACCTCAGATGAATCGAATTCTCCACCTTACATCCAGCCGGAACGTAAATCACAGTCAAATCAGGTGCCCCCATGCCGTTAATCGACCAGAACAGATCACCGGAGTCGAAATCTCCGATGAATTCGGAGACCCGGTTAGCGAGGTCGTCCGGTAGACCCGAGAAGCTCCCGAAGTAAACACCATCGGGCAAATCCGATGGGGCGATCGTCAAATTGGAGACGAACCCGTCGATAATCACCGCGTTTGGAAAGTGGGTTTCCGTCAGGTTGTCGAGAATCTCCGAGTTGGGTTGCTGCTGGGTCGAGACCGGTTCGATTTGGGAGTAACGGATGAATGATGTGTCGGTGAACCGGAAAGGCTCGTCTCTTCGGGATGGCCATGGGGTTGATAAGAGGGACTCCGCGGAAGAGTCTCGGATTCTCTGGAGAGgtaaagaaggagaaggagaaggggAGAGAGAGTCTTCGAGAGATTCTGCTAGCTGAAGTACGAATGGGTCGGAGAAAGAAGCTTGCGCTCTGACGGAAACAGTCGTAGGAGTTGTTCTTCTGTTTGAAAACGATTTTGGTTTGGAAGATAGGTTCGGTGTCAGTGACAAGCGGCTGAGAACTGTGGCAGTCGccatctctttcttctctttttcttgcAGCGATCCAACCAGTTTTCTTCTTCACATATGGATTCTCACGTTTCTCCTCGTGTCGATTCTTTCTTTCAATCTTTGTTTAATTTGGGCTTATTTTAAGACCCATCTGAATTTTACTGGCCCATTTCACGttttgtttcatattatttCCTTTTCTGACTCGAGGGACTTTTCACCTTTTTCGTCATGTACAACTTTACAAAATTGGAAGTAGATCATGACCtgctcgaccgagcgggtgttaattttttttatctttgtttgtactaaatgttatacatggtatgtgtattaattttaaattttgagaaataaaattttgtttaaatgtgtttaaataaacaatgtgtactaatgtgatTACTTTGGCACGCTGCTGCAATCTTTACAccatataaaacagaaaaagaaacagatttataaaccaatagaatagaaaaaaaaatataaaagctgAAACAAATGCAAGTACAGATTCATCTGCGAAGATGCATTCAAATGTGTCGCCTCTAAAACCGGTATTTTTGCTTCCAACAATGAAGAACTTTAACTCGAATTTTCCAATTGTTTCTTAAAGGTTTCACACCATCTATCATAACTAAAGTGCTAGGTTTCGACATTGTGTTTATTTGGGAGTTTTTGTGAATGTCGTATGGTGAATAAAAAGTCGAGTATTTATGTACAAATTTTTGTGAGGTGAAAAGAATATTTCacattcaattaaatcaatcataataaataaaaatatcacaatttGATCGACTCCTAGATTTTCGCTTGGATAAAATATACTCGGAGAAGGGGATTTTCCATAACTGATTATTTAAACAACTTGGAGAAGggtttttctataaaagaatattgaCTGTATTTTTAAAGGAAATGAATATCCGATAATCAATTACATTAACCATAGTAAATACTAAGAACATCGATTTTATTGTTTCCTAGATTTTAGGTTTgatagaataaacttggagaagaatattttctataaccgatttttaaaacttgtgatattattaaatttgatattgTAGGCATGTTAAATCAACTTGGAGAAGTGGTTTTGctataaaagattatttagtgtatattttagaattgagagattcaattttttaaaagaacaatatggaccaatcttaagatgaattatatataattgcaatatggacaaacagataaattatatataattgcaatgtGGACCAATCTTAAGAAGCTGGATGAGTGTGAGCATGATGGTTTTATTACAAATACTATGTTTAATTTGTATATGATCATGGCAGGGATTATGGTTGCACATTTGAGTTGATCAGATATATTAATATCTAATTGTATGTGATGATTCATATGTATCTTAGTAttcttactatatatatgtattatataattttaatatggacaaacagatgAATGGTACGTATTTCATAGGAACggtatctatatattatatctatatattatatataattgcaatatggacaaacagatgaattatgtataattgcaatataattgtaagatttagtttcagagcaatggtacgtattatattcttagtatataaatcgacatgtaataatggTACGTATTAAATCCACATGTAATAATATGTGGAAACCGtatatggtatgtattataaataagggatgatgtttaatttaaatataagaggtccacctttaaaatctacctaaaagaagttgtaatgtttctattttaataagatagactagatctcgatccgcgctttggaagcgcgaaatattttacgataaaagtttcactaataacttgataaatattttggtaatttataaagagtgtatttaaaatatttttgcatttaaatcagtgtttttaaattcaaccctgTGATTATACTgattaatccggagatctgacaattcaatttaggttcttaaaatattcatattaaaaaatcactaaaacccgagactaactgATTGAACTGGTAGATGatcgatatgtaatctaatttgatttaaattgtaatagtttcataatttgtaatcttataatccaaattttaaagttcattattttgtaatttatgaaattatgatgtttctacaaaaatttaaagagaaaatgatagatataaaataactaagattaattattgtattgtttggaaatattgatagtagtataaaaatatattgtttggaaacattgatagtagtataaagaaataagtatattgtttggaaacatggatagtagtataaagaaaggaacattagtgatttaatgtacgTTTAATTTTAAAgcataaatgtgtatttaatttaaaaacttacaaaataaatgttaggtccaagagaatgtttctgttttaataagatagatgtataGTTTAGAGcaccatctatactattaaactAGGATAagaattatataataaaaattggggaattatataataaaaattaaaaatccccttcttattatttgaggagaccaatATAAAACTAACCTTTACTTTATGTGTGATTTATATGAGTGTCATTTCCTATGTGACAGCCTCACAATCACTCTCACCCATATTTTAACATAACCCTTAGCTTACTAGAATTATTACAACATATGCCATTATATTACAATATTATTGTGACCAATATTGATGAATTATCACACGATTCATGTTTgcttattttaagtttttatgttCAATTTCATCGCGTATAGAAAGTGTATCATTTGGTTTACTCATCAATCTAATAACTGAGATTTGATCGTTGTCTATTATATTGTATTGTAcgtatgaaaatatttttgaggTCTATAATGTTCACATACAACTTATGTCTAGGTGACAAATACAATTTATGACGTTacgttatatttatatttttttttgaactgaagatatttatatttatatgttttctgaTGATCATAACCatgaaaacacatatttttatatgtttgcaACTTCTGACATTacataatatttacatattttttatattacatatcTATAATTATAACAAACagctaaatatataaatacacaGACGCTCACttcagtttatataaaaataaaaaaattataaaacacagTTCTGGTTGGATTTTCCCATGTATAATACTGAAAGAATGATCTAGGTTTTATCTTTGTCAATACACCTGATGTTAGTTCATTTGATAAGATATATtgaattttgataaaaaaaacatataataaactattttgatttaattattaCACATGTAGACTAAGTTTATGTGCCAAACCCAATAAATAGAGCACTGATTTGCTGGATGTATTTGCCCGAACCTGATAAACGAATATTAACTCTTGCAAATCGCGAATTATATTAATTGATACACTTTATGTGTTTTCCTAAAACAACTAGGATTAACTCTCAATCGCGATTTATTTGCCGAACACATAACATGATTTATATGATAATCATCCATTGATTATGTATCCAAGCGTTATCTTCGTGTTAATCCAAAAACACCACACTTCAGACTGAATTGAAAACGATTGTCACACTCTTTTTAATACTTCACTAGGAGCCACTGAAACAAGAAAACTCTTTATATTGCTCTATTGCTGATAATAGAGTCAAAGAGATTACCGTTCCATAGAATTTTATACTGCTTTTTGAAGTAACCATAGTTTGCAGCAAGAACTCCATCACCATCACATGAGGAACCATCAACGATTGAACTCTTGTACCTCCTGAATTACCATCACATGAGGAACCATCAATGATTGAACTCCTGTACATCCAGACGGTGTGTACATATTGGTCAAGAGCTTCGTATGCCTCCTCACTAAATAgtaattttttggaaaaaaaataagaaaattaggGATCAATTATAGATAAGCATGAGATAGTGCTAAAGAATTGTTTACTTGACTTACCTTTAGGAGCCATTGGTGCAAAAGGATATTTATTATAAACTCCCTCGGAACAAAGTTTTTGGTTGAAGCATTCGCTCCACTTGAAAGATGTATCGTACATTCCAAGGTTTTGGTGGACAAGTTCGGTCTCTTTAGACCCGAACTCATGTTGGTAGAAGCGCTTCCAAACAGGATCTGTCAGTGAATAAATGTCGTTGTTGGTTTCAAGCCTTAGGACTTCTTCCGAAGTACACAGACCTAGTAACCTTTCGAGAAGCTCCTCTGGCATCGAATTGACATAGTTAAGAGACACTGTTAGACGTTCCAAGCACATGTCAATAAGGGACGATGTCTCTTTTTGGTACAGTTTTCCATTTTTATGCATAAATGTAcctacaaagaaaagaaaattcacaAAGGGAGAAGATGAAAAACCAAGGAAAGGATAGTACCAAATTCATAGAGCCGGGCAGCTGTTTCGATCTTAGGCCCATCTATACGGTCATATTCACTCTTGAGATCTTCCAGGTACTTGAAGGCGAGTTCCTTTGGGTAAGAGCGGTCACACATTGTCAAGCAGCATACACGCCTCGTGTGATGTAACTAAAGTTGTCTGATCAAGGAATATCACTGGATATATGTGGTTCTTTCTTTCACATTGGTTACAAGATATAAGCATACCAACAGTTACATATACAATTACGACGTCTCAAACATAATGCTAGAAGACTGGAACGTGAGATAAGCAGAAAACGtaagaataaaatttaagaaaacaaactggtgcaaacacacacacaattcAAAAAGCATATTATATACAGACAAAAGGTTAGTCAGCTTCCTGCGTTTAGGTCATATAATATATTAGGTGTGTTGCCCGCATTTGCGGACACAATTTTCTTCcgaatatttattagtttatatattttattaaaatatgtatacttattataatattaaatttttgaaaacactaacatattaaaaatatttttgattttgaaatcttatactTTTATTATCCCTTTTTgtacatttatttttacttatattttgctcatattttccattatttatattttccattacatatattttgctcatttatactatttaaacaaaaacaataaaaattttacttacaaaaagtaatagttggatcaatatatttattgttagattaaaataaaaatattatatatttttattaaaataatatgattaatataagttcgttttattttaatatatatttttagattttggatcattattattaatattaattttaataatttatcgaatcaaaacattaaattcatttttattttgtggttaatttatgttttattcattaggggtataaatgatattgaccactctaaattttttattttacaatatatttgtagattttggataattcttatcattattaattttatttactatgtaatcaaaaaaataaattcgtttttgttttgtaggtaatttatatatttatccattAAGGATATAAACAATAACAGTCactgtaattttttattttaaaatatatttttaaatttgggataatttttatcattattaattttaatcagttacctaatcataaaattaaaattcatttttatttatgtataatttatatgtttattcattaagggtataaacgatatgtttatattaataatattatattactttaattagacattcgattttagatatgttatagaTTGtcagttttgttgtttttacagtcgatttagttatcatttggataTAGTGGTTTCCATTTATTTCTTTGaattcaattataatattttttattctaaatataataaattttgattaattttattatttgcatttaggttgcTCGGTTGGTTGGTTATCttttatatgcaaatatattttaggatgattatttataaattaagatatattgtgcttagaatgaaatGAAAGATTAACTAAAGTGTCGGATTCcaaattcaataaattaatataacaatgaTATTATGAATTCTCATGcctacatatataaattttacaaaaaaactaaattgtaacaattgtataatattttattttcatttgttaatatatgaatcattctataatttatatttatgaaattaattattaccataagattatatattcttattgtagtttaatctatgatattagatataagttggattacTCGAGTTACTCatgttatgaatatattaaGTTGCAtgtattatttcatattcaaactgaaatataaatatttttacttttgttaagTCACatcaaattatttgtatttatcgTTTATTGTGCATGTACTTTCATATGTTTATCAATGATCAATATGaagttacatacataagtaactgaTATAAACTCATGAACATATATCAATAtctacaataattaaaatattttataaattctaaataattttatgcctTTGATTTATTGAATAGTAaactgaaactttttttttgtcatca is part of the Raphanus sativus cultivar WK10039 chromosome 5, ASM80110v3, whole genome shotgun sequence genome and harbors:
- the LOC108805182 gene encoding protein ABCI7, chloroplastic, translated to MATATVLSRLSLTPNLSSKPKSFSNRRTTPTTVSVRAQASFSDPFVLQLAESLEDSLSPSPSPSLPLQRIRDSSAESLLSTPWPSRRDEPFRFTDTSFIRYSQIEPVSTQQQPNSEILDNLTETHFPNAVIIDGFVSNLTIAPSDLPDGVYFGSFSGLPDDLANRVSEFIGDFDSGDLFWSINGMGAPDLTVIYVPAGCKVENSIHLRYFSGQTGDRESKRLPVSNPRVFVLVEEGGEIGIIEEFVGKDEQGFYWTNPVLEVVVLKNAKVKHSYLQQESTAAAHIKWTFVRQEAESEYELVEVSTGGRLGRHNVHVQQLGPDTLTELTTFHMCVNDQTLDLHSRIVLDHPRGSSRQLHKCIVAHSSGQAVFDGNVRVNKYAQQTDAGQLTRSLLLKPRATVNIKPNLQIIADDVKCSHGAAISDLEEDQLFYFQARGIDLETARRALISSFGSEVIEKFPNREIRDQARNHVKSLL